The Ornithorhynchus anatinus isolate Pmale09 chromosome 11, mOrnAna1.pri.v4, whole genome shotgun sequence genomic interval gtacagtgctctgcacatagtaagcgctcaataaatactattgaatgaatgaatgaaattcaccaCCCCTTAACCAAAACCACCTGGACATTGGGTGTGAGCCCCTCTACCAGCTGTGCCTCACTTCTTTCTGCCCTCTTTGATCGCTCCACCCCAGTTTATGCTCTTTGATTAAACCAAACTGACCATTTACCAGTGCCTTGCCAATGACTCACTCCTCACGAGTGTCTCCCCTCTAATCCCGCAAACCAGATcccctttctcctggccaaagCTCCTAAAAAGATCCTGCCTCCAGCAGCCATTCCCCGGGTAAATAAAACCAAAGATGATGAGGGCGATTTTGGTGAATCATGGCCACAACCCAGGCTGCTCCCTGGAGGTCAAGGGGACAGGGGAATGGCAgtgacaggggaatgaggtggtggtGGTCACCCAGCTGGGGTTTCCCTGCTGATGCTTGCTGCCCACCATGACCACTGTGGACTGCTGCTGCTGTCTTCATTTTCCGGGCTTCCCGCCTCAGCTACAGCCTCGGCCCACCCAGCGCTTCCTTCTTCAATGGACCTTGCTGGTACCAGTGCACATGGTGGCTCACGTTTCCTATCTTGATTCAGTTGGAACATCTGGTCACTTTCCACTAGAGTTCAGTTCAGAGAACCCAGACACACCCACCCCAGATCCTGAAGAGTCTCCTCCCAGATTCTACGACCCACAGTTTTTCTTCCCTCAAATCTCTCTCCAATCCACATTACCCCAGGACCCAGGTTTCCTGGCCTCCATGGCCCCCAGCCCTGCCTTGCCATTTAAGAATTCAGCATCCTGCTGACCACTTCCCAGCCCCCTGGACCTTTGCCTCTTCATCCCCCAATCTAGACCTCGGCCCCTGGGTCCCTCCATGTATCCTGTTGCATAAGAACCAGCGGGGATgaaaaggaggctgggagatgcAATCTTGAGAGTGGAAATCACGATAAGTGAGGGTCCTGGGCATCCTGTCCCTTCCATCCTTCCTCTGCACCTTGAGTGGACTGATTTCCCCCTTTGACCCCCTAACTTCCTTACCTTGCTCCAcccatcctttctcctctccctcccctctcatacTCCCCTATCACCTGACAGGCATCTTTATAATTCCACCCTGCAAGAAGCCTAGGTTTTCCAGCCACAGTGATCAGGGCCTACAGTGAGATCCTGATCGGCTCGGTAATCTTTCACCCGATTTAACGCCCGCTTTTACTGGCTGAAAAGAGCCAGATCTAGTGGACTCTAGATAAGCACAAAAAACCAATTCTGTACGTTTATGTGGAAGTTGTTAGATAAACACAAGGGAACAAATACCTTATCGTGTGTCCCACCCGGCCAGATGTGGAAACCTCATCCTCAGTTCAGACCAAACATCTAATCTTTGTCCCACAGCTTACAGAGATATTGAGGCTGATCTGGGGGGAAGAATCTTGATTTTTGTCCAGGATTCATATCTGAATTGGTTCCAGAGCTCTCAGAATGGGTGTACAGGCCATGCTTCTTAGTGAACCCATAAACACTTCTcctcattaaaatatattacccCATTCCAATAGGCCtcaaacagcagcatggcctagtggatacagctcaggcttgggagtcagagtacctggattctaattccggctcagctacttgtctactctgtgacctggggcaagtcactgcacttctccgtgtctcagttacctcatctcttaaatgggattaagactgttagccccatttgggacagggactgattccaacctaatttgcttgtgtttaccccagtgcttagtacgtgcctggcacatagcaaatgcttaacagatgccattattattattactattattattcccatctgAGGATCACTTCATCCTGGTCAACAGACCCTAGTTTcaagtggcatttgctaagcgcttactatgtgccaagcacggaatTAAGCACTGAAGTTGTTACAAATCTACCAAACAGATTGAAAGTCTGGATCAATCCCCATGGGTCTGTAGGCATCTCTAGAGGGGTACTGGGGTGGGTTAGAGGGAGAAAATCATGACAGATCCCAGTTACCACCCACTTCCCAGAATATATTATTCTTAGTGCTGGTGTAAGGCAGCAGCTTGATTTTGAGGTTTCAGTAGAAGGACCCAGACAATGGGCAAGACCCAAGAGGATTCCCTACCCTCAGTGGTAATCGTCTCTGGGTGATATGGCAGGGTCTATGGATGCCCTATtgacccaccccgccccccaatcTTATTTTGAGAACACCGCccttcctcttctattctcacaaatagatggtggtatttgttaagcgcttactatgtgcaaaacactgttctaagctctgggggggatacaaggtgatcaggttgtcccacgtggggctcacagtcttaattcccattttacagatgaggtaactgaggcacagagaagttaagtgacttgcccaaggtcacacagctgacaagaggcggagctgggattagaacccacaccgtctgactcccaagcccgtgctctttccactgagccacgctgcttctctggacagcTGGCATCTGGGTTGGATGACACCTGAATCTTCCCCTGCAGAAGTCAAAACCTAGCATGTTTGGCAAGGTAAAGGGTAGCCAGTGCTGCCGTTTAAAAGGAGTCAGGTCAGCTAGGCACCATTGGAAGAACGTTTCTGGGACCAAGGACAGGGTTAGCTGGGGTAGCCGAACCAGCTACTGACCCTCGTTTTGAACAGGGCCAGAGAGGGGAACCCCAAAATCTCCCCACACCTTTTGGAAGGTTATGATTTTAAATCACAGGATGGCAGCAGCATTCTATTAGGGTACTAGGGGTTTTGGGTGTGGATGACTGGGGGAATCTTTTCAGTAACAGCAAATCttgataattgataataattatagtgcttgttaagcacttactgtgttgccaagcactgttctaaacactggggtaggtacacatcaatcaggttagacacagcccctgtcccatttggggctcactgtctaagtaggagggaataggatttaattcccattttatggatggagtaactgaggcacagaaaagtgaattgacttgcccaaggtcacacggcagacctgttgcagagccaggactagaacccaggtcttctgacccccaggctcatcctctttccattaggccattctgcttctcttgatgGTTCAGGTAGGAGATTCCTTGGTGCGGCACAGGTGTGTCCTCAAGGAAACTCAGAGGACTATCATGCTATTTTTGATTGACTCAAAATCATTCTTTGGGTATAACTGTCCATTTTTTCTTTTGTGAATTCTAGTCTCTGTCTTTCTGCTCCTCTGTCTTTGCCTCTTATCTGATTCTCTGCCTGCACCACAGTATCTCTAAATGTCTCTTGCCTTTGTATTTTTgtgcctctttttctcttctccccctttcccccctttgttATTTGGATTAGTTCTCTCTCATTTTTCCACCTCTATCTCCATTCTCCCCATTCAGTGTCTTAGAGATTCAgtgtctctgttttttttttgtccatttctctcccctctcagttCTCTCCAAATCTGTTCCTTGATGTCTCTACCCCTGGCTTTTGGTGCAGTTAACACTAGTGGCATGACAATTCTGTGTGGAGAATGGGACCCAGGGAAGGTAGAAGAAAGGAATTGAATTGGAGTAGTGTAGATGCCCCCAGTTTCTATCTCTACTCCTCTTTCAGATCCCAGCAGCCATCCTTTAGGCCAGGTTTGTCAGGACTCTCACCAGGCATCCTTGTACGCTGTGAGTCCCCAGGATTCTCtttcaaggtcccacagtaatGATCACATCATCTCTCCGCATCCTGTGTGGTTACTGTTGTGTTGGCCTGCCCTGTGGGGATAAATGCGaggtggagagaaggcaggagccaCAGACACCAGAGAAACATGGTAAGAGTCCTGTGGGCCTCCCACCATGCATGCAGGCAGCCCCGTTCTCCCCTGTTCCCCCCGGGAACCCCGGGCCTCTGGCCTCCatctcagctctcccttcccctaccagAACCGGTCCTCCTGTCGTCCAGCCATCAGTCCCCTGTCCTCCACTTTACTCCTTAAACTCAGGTGTCCTGAAGCCCTTCCTCCTGGCCCAATTCAGcgactctctccaccctcagccaGATCCATCTCTTCTGAGAACCTGCCTCCCAcagcctcttcttctctctctttccttcagttGCCTCCTTGTCTTGCTCCTTGTTCGGCCTCAGACGATGCTGGCGCTGCTGATCCTATCGCTTCTCCTCCCGGAGAGCTCCATCTCCGGGGACCAGGGTGAGTTCCGACATTGAGAAGACCGGACGTCACTAATGTTTACATCTCCTGGGCCCTGGAACTCCggcacggggctgggggtggccggTGAGCTGAGAACTGCCAAACCTAGTTCAGAAGCCAATGGGCTGGGAGAAGCCCCATTGAGAAGGCTGGGTTGGCTTGAGTGGAGCAGTACTCCTGGTCTGGAAACctcttgatcagtcaatcagtggtacctactgaatgcttactatgtgcagagcactgtactacgcatttgggagagtacagtaaaatagagtgagtagaaatgttccctgaccacaaggagcttagagtctagaggggtgcgcagacattaaaataaattatggatatgtacataagtgctgtgggactgaggatggggtgtaTCAAGGGTAAGAATCTAAGTGAAAAGGTGATGCGAAAGGGAGTAGGGTAGATAAGGGCTTaggcgggaaaggcctcttggaggatttgtaattttaataagatttcaagatggggagagcgatctTCTGTCGAAtacaaagggggaggagggatttcaAGACCGATGCAGGTCGTGGGGAAAGGTTTGACTCGATATGGGAAccacctttctgtctctccccaggaaGTGGCTCAACCAGGAATTTGGTGGGCATCGTGGGGGGCCAAGTGGCCAAGCCTGGCCAGTGGCCCTGGCAGGTGAGCCTGAGATTTCGTGGGAATCACCAATGTGGTGGATCTCTTATTGACCCAAGATGGGTGCTGACTGCTGCACACTGTTTCTTTTAGTGagttctctccccccctccttcagctctagggccgggagcggggaggggatcaTGGATGGGAGTCCAtctggggtctgggagagagacTGGCCAGCTGTGGGAGGGACTGGCCATCTGGAGGGACTGTGGAACTGTCTCAGTCAGATGGGACACTCCTCCCCAGACTCTGTCGGGTCTGAGTGACCCTCATTGCCTCTTCCTGCTCCCTGCAGCTCCCAGGATGTCATGAACTATCACATCCAGGCAGGGGAGCTGAAACTGTACACAGAACACCCCTCTAAGCTGATTCCGGTGAAGCGCATCATCTTCCAAGACAACTACTTAGGGCACACCGTGAACGGGGGTGACATCGCGCTAGTGGAACTTGACCACCCGGTGAAGCTCTCCCACCAGATCAGAACCATCCAACTCCCCGCATCCGGGTTGCAGCTCCGGGTGGGGaccccctgctgggtgaccggctGGGGGAACGTTGGAGAATCGGGTGAGGATAGTTTGGGCTTGGGCATCATTGCCTCACTGGCAAAGTGTACCAGCCCAGAGGCCTTTCATGAATATCTCTGGACAGTCAGTGGAGAGGGTAGAGTCCGGTCCTTCCGACATCTGATGATTTCAAGCATCCCTGCCCTTGCTATGCTCTTCTTCCTGGCCGCTgtcatgtttattcattcattcattcattcagttgtattgactgagtgctcactgtgtgccgagcactgtactaagtgctcgggagaatataatacgacaaaaaacagacactttccctgcccccagtcagctcacagtatagagggatgTTGAGAGTGGGGTAAGGAGGATGTGTTCAGTCAGCAGTAGTTACTTGGTTAACAGCactggttagtggaaagagcccaggcttcagagtcagaggtcatgggttctaatcctggctccgccacttgtcagctgtttgactctgggcaaatcactaaacttctctgtccctcagtcacctcatctgtaaaatggggattaagactgtgagccccatgtgggacaatctgattaccttgtatctaccccagcgcttagaacagtgcttggcatataataaagagcttaacaaataccattattattattattattattattacctcaggtcTCAAGTGGACAGGCCTACTGCCTGTGAAGCAGTGGGAGGGATTCACCTTTATTGCTGGAGGGGGATAGTCCCGGTGGCCTTCCCTACCCCTGCCCAGCCTTCATGACtgagccaggaggaggaagaagggggtttACCAACCGATTTCCCCAGAGTCAGTCCCCAGATATTAGCACTCTTGGTCAGCCTGAGTCTAAgagtctgtgtctctgtgtctcagtctcaggGACAGAGAGAGTCCAAATCTAGGTCCActcttcctgtctctgcctcttctccatcccttcaAATCTCCAGACCAGCCTCCATCTTACCTCAACACCAGGTCCCTTCATTGGGAGGAGATGCCTGGTTTCGGGAtgctctctttcccctgctgCCCACATCGGgacctcttcccaccccagaacCAGCTGCCAATTGTCCATGCCCCCTTCTTTTCACAGAGCCACTGCATGACCCATTTCCACTGAAGGGAGTGAAAGTTCCCATATATAACACTAATAAATGCAAGCGGAACTACCAGCGGATAAACGCATTTATCCTGGATGATATGATCTGTGCTGGGTATGATAAAGGAAAGAAGGATTCCTGTAAGGTAAGTTACTCTAGACTTTCATGGGGAGACCTGGCTTTTGGACCCTAGTTTGGACCACCCTAGGACAACTTGTCCTTTCTCGGCTGTCCAAGCCAGGTCCTTGGGGTTGTGGGGTCAAAGAGGAATAGATGTTGCAAGCAAGGGGTAGAATTTGAAGCCAGCCCAGTCCCTAGAGGGAAGGAATCCTGCTCCCAGTTCTGCCTGTGTTtttccagagagagagaaaggtagacTCGAAGAGTGAGAGTTTTCCCGTGCATACTGTAGGTCTCCAATTTGGGATTGGGCTCCGCTCTGGTCTTTATGGTGAAGCTCGGTGTATACAGGCCAGTGATAGCTCCTGCAGGCTGGTAGATTATCTGAAAACCTGCAAGGCTGGTTTATTTGTGTGTCATAAGAGAATTAGGTCAATTGAATCCCACAGGGAGCACTTGCTTAGCTTCctgagatgggagaggaggacacTGGATGCAGTAGATCCCTGACTTTGACTTACTGAAGGAAGGTGGCAGGTTTTACTCAAATGGAGATATGGCTGGAATATAAGCGTAAACTCTTTCCTGGTCTCCACTGGAAATCTCTCCTGTTGAAAGACAGGGATTGGCTAAGCCTTCTTTGTGATCCCTGAGCAgccaggtaatcaatcaatcaatggcatttattgagcacttactttgtgcagagcactgttctaagtgcttggtagagtataatagacgagaatgaacagacatggtccctggccataatgagcttacagtctagagggggagacagacattaatttgaataaataaataaatgataataaataatttaaagatatatgcataagtgccgtgaggctggagatggggcaaatatcaaatgtccaaaattcACAGATCCAAGGTAGAAGCAAGCtggtcccttcctccagcccaccTGCTTGTATGGAACTGTCCCTAAGCCCCGGTTAACATTAGGGAgaagctctcttcctctctcgctCCTTTCCACTGACAGGTTGGGGTAAGAGGCCGGGACAACCCAAATCACATGGatgctcccctttctcttccacagGGTGACTCCGGGGGGCCACTGGTCTACAGAAGTCAAGGTGCCTGGATACTGATTGGGGTGGTGAGCTGGGGACAAGGATGTGCTCGGCCCCACTTCCCAggaatttatgttaatgtctctcaCTACGTAGACTGGATCCGTTGGAAAATCCGCTGATATTTGCAGGCTCCCCCTGCCTGGGTCCTTGCCATTTCCTTCTCACTAGTTGCTGCCACATTTCCTAAGGATCTAAGGACGCCAACCTgctccctccacctgctccagaGATCCAAACGCTTCTGAGGaaacctccctcccagcctcatcattccccaccctcccacccacccgtTTCCCTCATCCCTTAAATTCCACTTTTCCCTTGGGGTTTCTCTCTGGGGTTTCTTCTCCACCCTAGAAAAACAAGCTCTGAAAATCATCTCTCTCTGTTCCACTGGGACCCCTAACCCGAGCTGCCCAGGGGGAGAAAAACCCGTGACACCAGTGAGCTGGACAGGTGGTCAGGGTGGGGATGAAGGATCCGGTACTCTGGTTGATCCAATAATGTGCTTCTGCCAGATCACCTGGGTTCCCAGAGGAGACAGAGATCTGCAGGGGGAAGAGCCTGGGTCCCTGAGGGGGTTAGATCCCCTCTgtgagtggaggagtggggaaatgggggtggggttATGGGGCTGGGGTCACCTTGCACTGTCAACAGTTCATTAAACTGCCAGCAAAAGGAATCCGAAATGTAGTGCTTTGTATTACTGGTCTGGGAAGAGGGGCTGGGCTCGGGGTCTTGGGTGGAAGGAGCTTTGGTGTGACACTTCGAGGGAGCTGCTGAAATCAGGCTCCATTCTCGACACTATAGTACTTACCAAGCCTGTATTACATTCTAAACACCGTGCTAGCTCTGGGATAAAGAGAAGATAATTCAGGGATGCAGTAGATCCCTGACTTCGACTTACTGAAGTCTCACAAAAAGctctatcccctctcccttcacatttaACAGATCTTCAACAGatctctgcatcttcaaagccccactaaatcCCCTCTCTTCCAGGAGCCTTACCTCTCGTCTCCCCACCACATTTCCCTCCCTTCCGAGACACCTATGCCCTCGAGTCTCCTCGTCCCCTGTAGGCACTTCGGTATTCACTCTCCACCTTCCtgccacagaacttatgtccatttctttttactcagtcacttcccttcctgcaGCTTATTTTATGTAACAGATCGGGTCAATGATGGTACGATTTATAGAAGAGGCATTTGGTTGGATGACAGATTTGTCTGGACATCCTATCGGTCCCTAATAGGAGCGTTTGAATTGTGACCCAACATGGCACCgtggccttctcctccccccaccagtcCCATGATGAAATTTGGCGCTGGCCTGGTTTTTTCCCGGGCCCACATCTGAAGCTGTGAAGGAGATTCTGGGCCTAGTCctgctgggctgggcagggctgtaGTGTTTCTTGGTCCAGAGGGCCATCCCTACCCTTGAGGGATTTGGTTTTTTGTCGGTTTTTTAAATACAAAGAAAGCAAATACGAAACTTCTGTCCTGGGGCCAGAGAGTCTGGGATCTGGTGAGGAGCCGCCTGTGATTTCTCCGCTCCCGCTGCCAGTCTGGGGCCGGGGCTGATGAGTGTGATGATGGACCGAGGTCCCTTCTGCCCCGGCTAGAGcagcctctctctttttttttatggtgtttgttaagggctcactatgtgccaagcactgtactaaatcctagtgtagatacaagttaatcaggttggacacagtctctgcttcacatggggctcaaagtctttttacagtccccattttacagatgaggtaacaggcacagggaagtgaagtgacttgaccagtatcacccagcagaaaagtggcagagttggaattagaacccaggtccttctgacttccaggcccattctctacccactaggccacgctgcatgtgTGTTTCCCCCTTCACCCACACAGTCCTTCTTCCTCCACTCCATCCCCTGAAAGCATGGCAGCTCCAGGGGGCTAGGGGATACAGAGGGAAAGCAGtgcagcctggtggatagagcctgagagtCCGAAAGACTTGAGgtcttatcccggctctaccagtggtctgctgtgtgaccttgtacaattcacttaacttctctgtgcctcagttacttcatctgtaaaatggggattgagactgtgtgtgggacagggacggtgtctaatctgataaacttttatctaccccagagctcagtacagtgtctggcacaaagggcttaacaaataccataaaaaaaaagaaaaaaaacaaagcaagctGGCACCGAGCCAGTTCAGTTTTGGGGGAAACCTTGCTCGCGTGCGCTCTGCCATAGTTAGTCCACTCCTGGCATGCAAAGGCCCTCCCCTGTTACGTGATCCCTCCTTCGTCCTGGGTCCCTTCCTCCTaaggaccttcattcattcgatcgtaggaaagtcctccctcttccccagctccaccccctggTCAGAAGATCAGGTGACCTAGTAATTTAAACTATAAGATGATCGATCAGTAGCTGCTAGAAACTACTTGTTTATCAGATCAtcatgaaggatttcacctgattaatggGTGACAGCACAAAAGTGCACCAAACCGTTGTGGAACCTACGGATCTAGGCCAGAATAACcaagagacaagttccctgcccaccaggagctgacagtttaccATGGGGGTCATCAACCACCTTAACCATGTTAACACAAAGTTCAACCTCTAGTGTTTGTGTCCATGTCTCAGTTTTAGGCTCGGTGAATTCTGGCTCCATTTCTTTGAACCAGGAACAGCATGTGGGGCTCTGGCCAGCTGGAGTTGGCccggcagcatggcatagtggatagaacacaggcttgggggcagaaggtcatgggttttaatcccggcaccATCACtcatctgatgtgtgactttgggcaagtcacttcatttctctgtccctcatttaccttatctgtaaactgaggattgggactgtgagccccacttgggacaggaactgtgtccaacctgatttgcttgtatccatcccagggcttagtacgatgcctggcacatagtaagcacttaacaaatatcacaattattattattttctgtgcctcagttacctcatctgtaaaatgcggattgagattgtgagccccatgtggaacagagactgtgatgaacccgatttacttgtctccaccccagctcttactagagtgcctggcatatagtaagcacttaaatatcacaattattattattaataataaataccacaatgagaCTCACAGAGAGCCCAGGGGGAGTCAGAGCTGCTCTGTAGTC includes:
- the LOC100087741 gene encoding tryptase-like, with translation MNYHIQAGELKLYTEHPSKLIPVKRIIFQDNYLGHTVNGGDIALVELDHPVKLSHQIRTIQLPASGLQLRVGTPCWVTGWGNVGESEPLHDPFPLKGVKVPIYNTNKCKRNYQRINAFILDDMICAGYDKGKKDSCKGDSGGPLVYRSQGAWILIGVVSWGQGCARPHFPGIYVNVSHYVDWIRWKIR